TGTAGTTGGATTTCCTTTGGGAGCTAGTCTGAGTGAAGTCAAGGCGTTTGAAGCGGCTAAAGCGGTGGAAAACGGTGCATCTGAGATCGATACAGTGCTTCCGATCGGTTTGCTGTTAGAAGGTCAGTATGATGCTGTTCGGGAAGATATCAAGAAGGTTGTAGATGCTGTGAAAGGCAAAGCGATCGTGAAAGTGATCATGGAGACAGGCTTCTTGAACGACGAGCAAAAGAAAATGGCCTGCAAGCTCTCTGAAGAGGCTGGCGCGCACTTTGTTAAAACATCTACCGGATTCGGTCCTGGCGGCGCGACTGCGGAGGATGTGCGTCTTATGCGCCAAAACGTATCCGCAAGCATCGGTGTGAAAGCATCCGGTGGCGTTAGAGATTTGCAAACTGCTGTGGCTATGATCGAAGCCGGCGCCACTCGTTTGGGCACCAGCTCCGGTGTGGCGATTATGAACGGGATTCAAGGCGCTTCCACATACTAAGATAACAAAGCGGCAGTGCAAGCAGTGAGCAAGCGATGTTGAAAATAGTTTGGGAGCGGGCGATCTGTGAAGACGCGCTGTCTGCCAGAAGAGCGGATAGACTGGTAAGCTGCTCGATGAATGGGTAAAAAAGCGCGGCGCCGCCAACATTGAGCAGGATGTGCGACCATGCAACGAATCTTCCGGCGCGAGAGCCGCTAACGCCTGCGATGAGTGCCGTCACGCAGGTGCCGATATTGGCGCCGAGCGTGATGGCAACGCCCAGCTCGACGGGGATGCTTTGAATGGCGGCAAGGCTCATCGCCATCGCAATGACAGCTGCGCTGCTGTGCACGAGCGCGGTGACGGCTGCGCCTGCGAGGACGCCCCAGAGCAGGCTGCTCTGCGCTTGGTCAACAAACCAAGCGAACAAGCCGCGGGCCTGAAGGGCAGGCCCGATGGTCTGCATGATCTCGATGCCGAGCAGCACGAGAGCAAAGCCAGCCGCCGCGAGTGAGCCGTAGCGAACACTGCGCAGCCAGCCGTGAACCGCGGGGGACCAAGTCCTGCCGCCTAACGCTTCTGAGCTTGCATGTCTCGTTCGCAGAGTTCCTGGCGTGTGATTCGACCTGATAGCCGCACCGTCCATCACGCGTTGAGGTCCGATCTCCAGGCCCCCGCCGCTTGAGGTACGACCTGCAAGATCGAAAGTCCGCGTTGAGCTGGTTTTGTTCACAGCTGGTGTGAGCCCAGATGTTCCATGTTCTGCAGGAAGCATCGGCAGTGGTCCAGCTAGCCAGCTGACTAGCCACACACCTGCGCTGACGAGCAGCATCGGCATGCCAAGCTTGCCGATATTGAGCCCGATTAGCTCGGTCGTCAGACACGTGCCGATGTTGGTGCCGAGGATGATGCCGAGCGTACGCGAGAAGGTCAGCACACCGGCATTGACAAGGCCGATGGCAATAACGGTAATGGCGGTGCTGCTCTGCAGTACCGCCGTTAGAGCTGTGCTCGTCGCCATCCCGTGCACGGGCGTGCGGGTGAACCGCTCCAGCCATTGCTGTAAGCGGGCTCCTGCCCAATGCTGAAGCGCTGTTTCCATCAGCTTCATCCCGAACATGAACATCGCTAAGCCTGCAAGAACGGGCAGAATGATGGCTATGATCATCGTTGGTGGTCTCCTTTTTTAAAAGATCGTTCATTCAGAATCAACCAAAACATATCAATCAAATATATGTGACCGTGCAGACGAGCATGACAAGCTTGCAGGTGAGAACGGGATCGCATCAAAAAGGATGGCATTAGAAAAATGGCAGCAGTTTTTTTACATAAAAAAGAAAATTTCGTTTGGAGCAAGGACATCCATGGGTGTACCGCAGTGAAATTGAAAGAATCGATGGTTCGGCAGAGCCGGGTCAGCTTGTTCCTGTCCATAATCACCTTGGACAATACTTGGGTACCGGCTATATCAACGAAACGTCGCAGATAACGGTACGAATCGTATCTTACGGGCCGCTTGAAGCAATGACGAAGGAGTTTTTCGTGGAAAGGATCAGCCGCTGCTTGCAGCACCGAAGCCGGTTTCTTCCTGATGCGGATTCTTATCGTCTTGTTTATGGGGAAGCTGACTTTTTGCCGGGGCTGATTGTGGATAAGTTTGCCGATGTGCTGGTCGTGCAAATCCTTACGCTCGGGATGGATGTTTGCCGAAACCAAATCGTAGAAGCACTTGCCGAGGTGATGCAGCCTGCGGGTATTTACGAACGCAGTGATGTACCGATCCGTGAGCTGGAAGGATTACAGCAAATGAAGGGGCTGCTATACGGCGAATGCCCGAGACATGTAGATATCTTGGAGAACGGGCTTCACATCCGAGTCGATATTGAAGAAGGGCAAAAAACAGGCTATTTCTTCGACCAAAGAGAGAATCGTGCCGCAATTGCGCCACTCATGCTCGGCTGGGGAGGCCGCAGCGGCATAATGCTCCAGGACGTGGCGGAGGAGACAGGCACCATTCAGAGGAAGCCGGTGAATGCGAATGGAAAAGTTGTAACCTTCCCTTTCTGGGATGGGGCTACGGTCTTGGAATGCTTCTCGCATACAGGAAGCTTTACGCTAAATGCCTGCAAATACGGCGCGAAAAAAGTAACCTGCCTCGACATTTCCGAGCATGCTATCGAGAGTGCCCGCCAAAACGTACAACTGAACGGCTTTGAGGAACGCGTGGAGTTTGTCGTAGCGGATGCGTTTGAATATTTGCGTCAGCAGGTGAAGGGATTGGATGATCGCAAGCAGCGGGCTGTTGCGGGTTCTGGACAAGCAAAGGTCGATACTTCCAAACCTGTTACAAGCGGCGGTCGGACATGGGATGTGGTCATTCTGGACCCTCCTGCTTTCGCCAAAACGAAAAGCGCAGTTGAAGGCGCATGCCGCGGTTACAAAGATATCAACCTGCATGGGATGAAGCTGGTTAATGAGGGCGGTTATCTTGTGACCGCGAGCTGCTCTTATCACATGCGTCCGGAGCTGTTTTTGGAGACGATCCATGCAGCGGCTGCAGATGCCGGTAAGATTCTCCGCTTGGTTGAATTCCGCGGTGCGGGAATGGATCATCCGCGGATTCTCGGCGTAGATGAAGGACATTATTTGAAGTTCGCCATTTTCGAGGTTCGGAGTAAGCAGTAACAATTGAATAGAGAGTACGAAGTCTGGGTTTCCATGTCATTCTGTCATGGAAATTCCGGGCTTTTTTAATCTCGTCAGAAGATTGTAATAACTTGAATATCTTACCGATCTGTGCTGTGGCAGCATCTGGTACGCCTCGTTTCTAGTAAAAATATGATAGAATAAAGGAATATCATGTTGAAAAATAGGAGGGCCCAGCATGTCTATACGATTTGTGATCGGGCGGGCCGGAAGCGGAAAGAGCAGGCGCTGTCTGGAAGAAATGAAACAACAGCTTTTGGCGAATCCGGAAGGCGAACCGCTAGTTCTGCTCGTACCTGAGCAGGCTACGTTCCAGGCTGAGCATGCCATTGTGTCCGATCCGGGCATTGGCGGCATGATTCGCGCGCAGGTACTCAGCTTTCACCGCTTGGCTTGGCGCGTCATGCAGGAAGAGGGCGGAACAGCGAGACAGCCGATCGACGATACAGGGAAACAAATGCTGCTCACAAGCATTTTACATACTTACAAGCACCAGCTTCGCGTATTCGGACACGCCTCGGAGCAGCTAGGCTTTGTGGATCGGCTAAATCAGTTGTTTACAGAGTTAAAAAGATACCGCGTCTCGGCGGATCAGCTCGAAGCATTTGAGAAAAGCAATGTGCAGGCTATCGGCGGCAGCGGTCTGCTGACGGATAAGCTCCATGATATTCGCCTAGTCTTCCGTGTGTTTGAATCGGAGCTGTCCAAGCAGTATCTGGATGGAGAGGATTACTTGACGCTGTTGGCAGAGCAAACGGCCCATTCGGCTTATTTGCGAAGCGCAGACGTATGGATCGACGGCTTCCATGGTTTTACACCGCAAGAGCTTGCGGTCGTCGGACAATTGTTTGCTGTCTGCAAGTCCGTTACGATCACGCTATGTCTGGATCGCCCTTTGGAGGCTGAGGATCAACCCGATGAGCTTGATCTGTTTCATCCGACCGCGACGACGATGGTTCGGCTGCAGCAATTGATCTGGCAGCTTGGGATCGGTCCTGCGGAAGTCGTCTTGTTACAGCCAGAAACGTTTCCGCGGTTCCAAGAGAGTCCTGCACTCGCTCATTTGGAAGCTTCATACGATAAGCGGATCGGCGGAGCAGACAGCAAGTTTGTGTCCGAAGAAGGTGTTCAACTGGAAGGGCAGCTGGTCATCAAGGAAGCAGTCAACCGAAGAGCCGAAGTGGAGGGCGCTGTAAGGGATATTCTTCATCTCGTCAGGGAGAAGCATGTCCGTTACCGCGATATTGCCATTATGGTCCGTAACATGGAGGGCTATAGCGATTTGCTCAAAGCGGTCCTGACCGATTATGGGATACCGCACTTTTTTGATCAGAAAAGAACGGTTCTGCATCATCCCCTCATTGAATTTATTCGATCGGCGCTCGAGATCGTTCAGCACAACTGGCACTATGACGCCGTGTTCCGCTGTGTCAAAACAGATCTTCTTCTGCCGGGTGACGATATTACCCTTAGGGAACGAATGGATAAGCTGGAGAATTATGTCCTGGCGTTTGGCATTCAGGGCTACCGGTGGACAGACGGCAAACCGTGGGCTTACAGGCATCGCATGAATCTGGAACAGCCTGACCTAGCTGAGGATGCTGCGGTTTCCTCAGAGCTTGAGCGCCTGAATGAGGCGAGGATGTGGGTGGTAACACCTTTGCATACGTTTGCTGGGCGGCTCAAAAAGGCCAAAAACGTGCAGCAGCAGGTAGAAGCATTGTATGGATTGCTGATGGATGTAGAGGCCCCGAACAAGCTCGATGCATGGAGTCTTCGGGAGCTTCAGTCAGGCCATCCGGAGAAAGCGCGCGAGCATGGGCAAATGTGGAACAGTGTCATGGATATGCTTGACCAGCTCGTCGAGACGATGACAGACGATTCCGTATCGACGGAGCTGTTTGCTGCACTGATTGAGACAGGCGCCGAGAGCATGAAGCTTGGGTTGGTGCCGCCTTCCATGGATCAGGTGCTTATCGGCAGCATGGACCGTACCAGATCGAGTGGTATTCGCTATGCGTACGTACTTGGTGTCAACGATGGAGTCATTCCGGCACAGATGGATGAAAAAGGGGTACTTACGGAGTCGGAGCGGGAATCGCTCCTGATGTCCGGTTTGCCAATGGCAGACGGCAGTACGAGAAAGCTGCTGGACGAACAGTTCATCGTGTATACATCCTTGACTGTTCCATCCAATCGACTGTGGCTCAGCTACCCGCTCGCAGATGAAGAGGGCAAATCCCTGCTGCCGTCCGAGCTGATTAAGCAGCTGCGTCGTTTATTTCCGCAAGTTCGCGAGCAGTTGCTTCTGGCCGAGCCATCTCCCGATTCTAATGAAGCGGAGCAGTTGGAATACCTGGCACATCCGAACCAGGCACTTTCCTATTTGGCAGTGCGCATGAAGCAATGGATGCAAGGCGGGACGATGCCAGAGCTATGGTGGGACGTCTACAATTGGTATGCCGTCAAGCCAGAATGGCTGAACAAGATGAACGCGCTCATCCAGGCGATAACTTATACGAACAAAGAGCATAGCTTATCTGGCCATACTAGCCATCTTTTGTACGGCAAGCATTTAAGGGCGAGTGTGTCACGGATGGAGAAATACGTTGCTTGTCCGTTTGCGCACTTCTTATCCCACGGGCTGAGACTTCAGGAAAGACGAGTGTTCCGTCTGGATGCTCCCGATATCGGGCAGCTGTTTCATGCTGCATTGAATCAATTTGTGCAAAAGCTTCAGCAGGATCAGCTGGATTGGGGAGCGCTCACGGCAGAGGAATGCATGGAAAGGTCTTCACAGGTTGTAGATGAGCTTGCCCCGAGATTGCAAGGAGAAATTTTGCTCAGTTCAAGCCGATATGCCTACATTGCGCGGAAACTGAAGCAAATCGTTGGCAGAGCCGCAGCAGTGCTGGGTGAGCATGCAAGGCACGGCCAATTTGAACCGCTCGGATTGGAGATTGATTTTGGACCGGGCAAAGAACTGCCACCGCTAACGTTTCAGCTGGAGAACGGCTGTACGATGGAAATCATCGGACGGATTGACCGTGTAGACCGAGCGGATGGTGAACAAGGTGTCCTGCTGCGCGTGATCGACTACAAATCAAGCCAGACCTCATTGCATCTGTCCGAAGTGTATTACGGCCTTTCTCTTCAGATGCTGACGTATCTGGATGTCATCCTTACACACGCCGAGCAGTGGCTGGGTATCGAAGCTAAGCCCGCCGGTGTACTTTATTTTCACGTTCATAATCCGATGCTGCAGCAAAAGAATGCCATAGATCCCGCTGAGGTGGACAAGGAGCTTCGCAAACGTTTTAAGATGAAAGGATTGGTTACGGCCGACGCAGACGTTGCGGGACTTATGGATGGTCAACTCATTGATGCACCAGGCCATTCGCAGCTGATTCCGGTCGCATTGAAAAAAGATGGAAGCTTCTATACGAATTCGTCGGTGGCTACGGATGCCCAGTGGGACATTCTTCGCAACTATGTGCGCAAACAGGTGCGCCGCATTGGGACTGATATTACGAATGGTCACGTAGATATTGCGCCGTTCCGATTAGGCAAGAAGACCGCTTGCATGCACTGCTCGTATCGATCGGTATGCCAATACGATCCTTTATTTGAAGGCAATGAACAGCAGGTATGGAAACAGCGGCCTAAAGATCAAGTGTGGTCCGAAATGGAGCAGCATACGGCACCGAAATAAACAATTGCAGGAAGGAGAGGCATACCGATGTCAAAACAGTATCCCAAGCCGCAAGGCAGCACATGGACGGACGATCAATGGGACGCGATTACGCTAAGCGGCCAAAACATGCTTGTTGCTGCTGCAGCAGGCTCCGGCAAAACAGCGGTGCTGGTCGAACGGATTATCCGTCGGATTTCCGATGAATGGAACCCCGTGGATGTAGACCGCTTGCTGGTGGCTACCTTTACGAAAGCTGCTGCTTCCGAGATGAAACACCGCATTCGTGAAGCGCTGGAGAAGGAGCTGACCAAGCAGCCGCACTCCCAGCACCTGCGTAAGCAGCTTGCCCTGATGGGGCGTGCTTCGATTACCACGCTGCACTCATTTTGTTTGGAAGTCATTCA
This genomic window from Paenibacillus hexagrammi contains:
- the addB gene encoding helicase-exonuclease AddAB subunit AddB, encoding MSIRFVIGRAGSGKSRRCLEEMKQQLLANPEGEPLVLLVPEQATFQAEHAIVSDPGIGGMIRAQVLSFHRLAWRVMQEEGGTARQPIDDTGKQMLLTSILHTYKHQLRVFGHASEQLGFVDRLNQLFTELKRYRVSADQLEAFEKSNVQAIGGSGLLTDKLHDIRLVFRVFESELSKQYLDGEDYLTLLAEQTAHSAYLRSADVWIDGFHGFTPQELAVVGQLFAVCKSVTITLCLDRPLEAEDQPDELDLFHPTATTMVRLQQLIWQLGIGPAEVVLLQPETFPRFQESPALAHLEASYDKRIGGADSKFVSEEGVQLEGQLVIKEAVNRRAEVEGAVRDILHLVREKHVRYRDIAIMVRNMEGYSDLLKAVLTDYGIPHFFDQKRTVLHHPLIEFIRSALEIVQHNWHYDAVFRCVKTDLLLPGDDITLRERMDKLENYVLAFGIQGYRWTDGKPWAYRHRMNLEQPDLAEDAAVSSELERLNEARMWVVTPLHTFAGRLKKAKNVQQQVEALYGLLMDVEAPNKLDAWSLRELQSGHPEKAREHGQMWNSVMDMLDQLVETMTDDSVSTELFAALIETGAESMKLGLVPPSMDQVLIGSMDRTRSSGIRYAYVLGVNDGVIPAQMDEKGVLTESERESLLMSGLPMADGSTRKLLDEQFIVYTSLTVPSNRLWLSYPLADEEGKSLLPSELIKQLRRLFPQVREQLLLAEPSPDSNEAEQLEYLAHPNQALSYLAVRMKQWMQGGTMPELWWDVYNWYAVKPEWLNKMNALIQAITYTNKEHSLSGHTSHLLYGKHLRASVSRMEKYVACPFAHFLSHGLRLQERRVFRLDAPDIGQLFHAALNQFVQKLQQDQLDWGALTAEECMERSSQVVDELAPRLQGEILLSSSRYAYIARKLKQIVGRAAAVLGEHARHGQFEPLGLEIDFGPGKELPPLTFQLENGCTMEIIGRIDRVDRADGEQGVLLRVIDYKSSQTSLHLSEVYYGLSLQMLTYLDVILTHAEQWLGIEAKPAGVLYFHVHNPMLQQKNAIDPAEVDKELRKRFKMKGLVTADADVAGLMDGQLIDAPGHSQLIPVALKKDGSFYTNSSVATDAQWDILRNYVRKQVRRIGTDITNGHVDIAPFRLGKKTACMHCSYRSVCQYDPLFEGNEQQVWKQRPKDQVWSEMEQHTAPK
- a CDS encoding Na/Pi cotransporter family protein, producing the protein MIIAIILPVLAGLAMFMFGMKLMETALQHWAGARLQQWLERFTRTPVHGMATSTALTAVLQSSTAITVIAIGLVNAGVLTFSRTLGIILGTNIGTCLTTELIGLNIGKLGMPMLLVSAGVWLVSWLAGPLPMLPAEHGTSGLTPAVNKTSSTRTFDLAGRTSSGGGLEIGPQRVMDGAAIRSNHTPGTLRTRHASSEALGGRTWSPAVHGWLRSVRYGSLAAAGFALVLLGIEIMQTIGPALQARGLFAWFVDQAQSSLLWGVLAGAAVTALVHSSAAVIAMAMSLAAIQSIPVELGVAITLGANIGTCVTALIAGVSGSRAGRFVAWSHILLNVGGAALFYPFIEQLTSLSALLADSASSQIARSQTIFNIACSLLALPLCYLSMWKRLESRS
- the deoC gene encoding deoxyribose-phosphate aldolase, translating into MSTLNAKQIASYIDHTLLKPDASSEAIDKLCAEAAQYGFFSVCVNSQWVARCHKALEGTGVKVAAVVGFPLGASLSEVKAFEAAKAVENGASEIDTVLPIGLLLEGQYDAVREDIKKVVDAVKGKAIVKVIMETGFLNDEQKKMACKLSEEAGAHFVKTSTGFGPGGATAEDVRLMRQNVSASIGVKASGGVRDLQTAVAMIEAGATRLGTSSGVAIMNGIQGASTY